From the genome of Nicotiana tabacum cultivar K326 chromosome 2, ASM71507v2, whole genome shotgun sequence:
cAAATTCGCGAGGGAAAGGTTTATTGAAtttttgaatttggttgcaagcgaggtaagtgtcgtggttaaccttgacttgagggaatagaacccgtaaattatttgttatgtgagatGCATGCatatgacgtataggcgaggtgacgagtgtctatacgtcgtcaaattaattgtttgcataattacttaaaaaatcataaattattttaaatcatgaattaattattatattaattgtttcactcatgttccttgtcaaatattaattcttgaattcctgcaataattgtcacatgcttatttgatcattattcgtgaaattattattcatttaattattgatgaatattttggaaggtgaatctagtattttggtattgaattgattgataagtgtatatccccgcacttaaatactcttccgaatttatattattattttcataataaggaagagtgtaaatcacgaagggtatTGTCGTGCCAtctgtgagtgtaaaagcacgaaggttgttGTCGTGCCaattgtgagtgtaaaagtacgaagggtgatgccgtgccaaatgagagtaaaagtacgaagggtgatgccgtgccaaatgagagtaaaagcacgaagggtggtgtcgtgccatttttatattatcaattgctcattttattgttgatacattaattggctgctaagtgacacttctcctgctgaaattattatattctTCCCTTTCGCATGTTCCCGcccaatttataaattgttatttattgtattattgttacttcgtatttgtatataattgtacaaattatttatgtacgtgtcttgtcatagcctcgtcactacttcgtcgaggttaggctcgatacttaccagtacatggagaCGATTGTAccgatactgcactctacacttcttgtgtagatttcggagttggtcccagcggcgtaccgtagatttgcccggatacaactaccagtggagacttgaagTATAACTGCAGAACGTtcgcagttctaaagtccccttctatatTGTCTTAgatgtgtattatatttcaaacaacttgaattttattcagacctttatttgtattttttctagaaactcatacacttgtgactccagttctaggatggtatttagacattgtTATTaatatggattattcactacatttcagaccttacttccgcatttgtttacttggtattaattaatttaaaattttgttaaaatgaccAATTATATTCTATTAACTTGCCcaacaagtaaaatattaggcgtcatcacgattcTGAAGATgagaatttcggatcgtgacaaagGGGGTTTGAGTTTCTCGAACTTGATAATTTTTATAAGATGGTTATTTCAATCACAAGTGAAATTAGTCGTAAAGAAGTAAGTATATGTATCATGCATGCATAAACTTCAGATTTATAGTTAAATACGAAGTATGAGTTTTTGATTTTGAACTACACATTTTTTTTGTAGCCCAATTATTGCATGATTCAACTACAAAGTTAAGTCGTAGCCATTTAAAATTACATATTTTGTGACAAAATTTTATTGTGACTGAATTGTAAATTAAATAGAGACAATAAAATAATTGTCACTAATTGCTTGCACTATTAGTGACAAAAATTAAGGTCacaattaaatataaaattttatcgCTGAAGTTTACAATGTTTAACTACAAATTCTAATTCGTCATTATTACAACAATATATATTTTGTGACGAAAATTTTTCGTGTCCAAAAGTTAAATAGTTCTAAGACAAATAATGGTTCGTCACTAATTGAGTACATCATCAGTGACAAAATAATTTGTCATCAATAACTTTAAATTTGTGGCTAATATTACTCAATAAATAGCGCCAACTCATTTTTTGGTGGGAAACTTTAATGGACGAAACTTTGCTACGAATTTTTatgtttcgtcactaaaagtatGTGATTCATATATTTaaagataaattattatttttgtcacGAACACTGAACAATTAGTGACAAATTTTGTATCGTAACTAATAATTTCGTAGCTGAATTTCACATTTGTTGtagtgaggtcatatatatattGTTTGTGGTAAATAAAATATTACCACCCAAGCTCATGACATGCACGTATTGTCCGCTTTGGCTCAATGAATCTCATGGATTTATTCCTTGGACTACGCTATTATATACCGAGGCAAAAAATATTCATACCTGTGAACTTATGGTGTGTCTTATAAAGCTCTCCACTCTTCTCTCTCATTTCGATTGGGATTTGCCTAAAGTGATATGTGCACCTTTCTTCAGAAGCTTGCCAGCCTAGAAGCATGTTAATCCTGCTTGACCCGCCCATGAACGTTACATTAACCCCCTTGGAACTCAGCGTCCTTGTTGAGGTTTGCCCCACCACTATACTTAAGGAGAGTCGGTCTCTGATACCATATTCATCATGACCCAAGCCATAGAACATATTGTCAGCTTTTGCCCAACAGACCTTACAGATTTATCTCTTGGGCTACGCTAGCATCGAGCCAAAAAGTGTGCCTACCATATAAATTTGTTTGAAGCCTTACAAAGCTCTTTAATTTACTTTCCTCTCTGTTTTTTATGTAGGATTCGCCTAAGGTGACACACGCACCACTTCTTCAGAAGCTTGCCATCCTAGAAGTATGTCCCTTCTGCTTGACCCGCCTTTCGTCATTGGCGTCACGtaaaaggaaacaaaaagaaagatgatATTACACAATAGTCATTTAAACGGGAAGAAAAATCAAACCATGTTGATAACTAAAGTGTGAATAGTGGTTTAGTCTTGATTTTTGTATTCTaattatattaatattgtttgaCATTTTAACTAATTCGTTGAGTTTCTTAATCATTAATTACTTTTATTTATGTCCTCTAGTATTAATTACCTTGTTtatcctcaaaatcggataacaattgaatttgtaactagttttaaggatacatggactagcttgatacaaaatgataaattagaatgcaattgaaataaataatctaTATATATCTATAAAGGAGACACAAAAAAGTGACGTGGCACTTCTATAGTGAGGTCAAACACAAGTACAAATGAGAACAAGTCTCAATTAGGTCGCAAAGTGAGGTCAAGATCACATGCCCAAAATGAATATGCTATAGTGGCCCAATGTTTATGTGAGAAGGTGCCCAAGCCACATGTTTTAGTCCAGTCTAATTTTTTTGACATTGTGGATACAACTGGAAACAATTCACATTTTCCAAAATATTCCAATTTACCCGTtaaataattttgtatatatCCTATCTGTACATAGTACAAATAAATTAGTAGCCCATAAAACTTAGACAGGTGAAGAGACATAGCTGTACTACATAgctgtatttttattttcttattcatATAATACTTGTATATAACACAACACTGTACAAAGATAAACAATCAATAAAAAAAGGAAATCTTTTCTCCTAAAAtctaatatggtatcagagcaacttTGAAACATCATTCTTCGCTCAGCTTTTGTTTTCATTCCTCTTTTCAGTCACTTTTTCAGTCATTTTTCTGTTTTCCTCTCATCAATGGCACCTTCATCCTCTTCTGAACAAGTCAACGTAGGTTTGGAATCTgcaaccactatcatcaacaatGCATCCAATGTCATCACTGATGCTTCTCATCCATTCTACATACACACATCAGATTCACCAGGAATGGTTCTTGTCAACTATGTATTTGATGAAAAGAGCTATGCTGGATAGAGGAGAGCAATCGTTATCACGCTTTCGGCAAAGAACAAATTGGGTTTTATAGATGGGAGCCACCCAGAACCAGACATGAACTCAAAGCACCTCAAGGCTTGGAATAGGTGCAATGACATGGTAATCTTTTGGCTCTTGAACTCTCTTTCTAAGGAAATTACAGAAAGTGTTATCTATTCAAAGTCAGCTAGAGACATTTGGAATGAGCTTGAGGATAGGTTTGGGCAATGCAATGGAGCCCAACTTTATCAACTGCAAAAAGAACTGAGTGATTTAGTTCAAGGAAACTCAGATATAGTAGGTTATTATACCAAAGTAAAGAAGATCTGGGATGAGTTGGATACTTTGAACACATGTGTCAACTGTTCTTGCAAGTGTTCTTGTGGAGGAAAAGAAAATATAGTAAAATTTCTACAAGATGGGAGATTAATTCAGTTTTTAATGGGGCTTAATGATGCTTATGCCCCTAGTCAAAAGTAACATACTTATGATGAACCCTCTCTCCACAGCCAATCAAGCTTACTCCCTTTTGATCCAAGATGAGAAACAAAGAGAGATTCACACTAAAAATCATTCCCTAGAGTTTGCTTTCATGGTTTCAAACCAAAGCTTCACCAACCTAAGAACTAGAAAtacagaagaaaaattcaaagaaaGATTTGAAGGAAGAAAAACCAACCAGATCTGTAGCTATTGCAAAAAACCAGGACACTCAGTTGAAAAATATTATAGGATAGTTGGTTTTCCATCAAACTTTAAGTTTACTAAGTCCAGAAAGTTTCAAGGGGGTATTCACAGTAATGCAACCATGACAGAAGAGAATGCTATGCACTCAATGAATGGAGGGGAAATCAACACAACAGGGAAGGCGCGCAATCACACAAGAGCAGTTCACCCACCTCTGCCAACTACTTCAACAGGTCAAAACTGGACAACAGGGAGATCAGATTTCTGAAGCAATTGCTTCTGTCAACTGTGCTGGTATACCTAAAACAATAACCACAACTGATTTTAATTGCCtctcatttttttcttatttttaccctcAATCTTGGATTATAGACTTAGGGGGAACTGAACATATGACATATGATTATTTAGTGCTTTTTGACATTCAAACTCTGTCTATGGACCTTTATATCTATCCTCCAAACTCACAGAGAGTGAAAGTCAGTCAAGTGGGACATGTTCATATTCTGCATGGTCTTACCATAACAAATGTGTTATTTGTTCCAGAATTTAGGCTGAATCTTTTATCTGTCCACAAAATCACTAAACAACTATCTTCCAATCTAATTTTTTCTTCTATTGATGTGACTTTGCAGGGCCCTTCAATGAAGAGACCAGTGATAGTTGGTAAAatcaggaatgaaaattatttgCTTAACCCTACCTCTTCacttaatttttaatcaaaatttgGGACACAACTCGTTAATCGACTTTCTTCAGTTTGTAATAATCTAGGTGATAGGATAGTTTCTCAGTCAGTTTCTTGTTCTGTTAATCTACCAAATGATGGAAGTCTATGGTACAAACGTTTGGGGTATATACCTTTATCTATTATGGAAAATCTTTCCAAATTTCAGTTTCAATCTCTGTCTAAATTTCAAGTTCCATGTGATGTTTATTTTCAAGCTAGGCAATCTAAGCTACCATTCAAATCTAGTGAAATTTCTTCTAAGTCTATTTCCAATTAATCCACATTGATATTTGGGGACCCTATAAAGATTCAACTCATGAaggatataaatattttttaactaTAGTAGATGATTATAGTAGAGGAAATTGGACTTATATTCTCAAAACCAAGAACAATGCTTTTCCAGTTTTAAAATTTTTTCTAACAATGGTTCACAGGCAGTTTTGGACCAAACTTAAGGTCACTAGATCAGATAATGCCTTAAACTGGGTTCTAGCACTTCCATTCCAGAAGTTTTCTCCACACATGGTATTCTTCACCAAACATCTTGTGCAGCTACACCACAAAAATATGATGTGGTGGAATGCAAACACAAACATTTGTTAGAAATATATAGGGCACTACTTTTTCAATCCAGTGTTCCTGTTACTTACTGGGAAGATTGTCTTTTAACTACAACTTACCTTATAAATAGGTTTCCTTCAAAGATTTTAAACCAGAAAACTCCATATGAAATTCTTTTCCGAAAGAAAGCTTCCTATGAGCATTTAAAGTGTTTTGGTTGCCTTTGTTATACTACAACCTCACCCACACATAGATCAAAACTTGATCCAAGATCAGTTACATATGTATTTTTAGGTTATCCTTTTGGAAAAAAAAGTTACAAACTTTTGGATCTCACAACAAAAAGAATTTTTGTCTCTAGGAATGTAAGATTTTATGAGGATGTTTTTCCATTTTCTATCCCAATTCCTAATTCACCTATATTTCCTACCGAACATCCTGGACTTAACTCACTTTCCTTAGATTCTTCTTCAGTCATTCATCAGTCATCTTCTGTTTCTCAGCCATCTTCTATACCAATCTCTAGTCCTATCCAGGTTCCTAATTCACCTGtttcaaattctcattttcaTCTCTCTTCACACTCTCCTGCATCACCTTACCATTCTGTCAACTTTCAACCTACACAATCTGAAGTAAGGAAGTCACTTAGAACTCCCACAGTTCCATcatatttggaagattatgtgTGTAATACTGTCCACTTGACTGATGTAACATCTTCTTGTTTTACAATATCTTTAACACCTAATGTTCTACCTTTCACTACCCTTTCAGCCACTAATCAACATCTACTAAACACCATTTCCCATATTATAGAACTTAGTACCTACAATTAAGTTGTTGTACACCCAGATTGGCAAGAAGCAATGGCTAAAGAATTTGAGGCCCTAAAAGCTAATAAAACTTGGGAGGTAGTTGAATTACCTGAGGGAAAGAAGGCTTTGCCTTCCAAATGGGTATACAAAGTAAAACACAAATCAGAAAGAAGTATAGAAAGTCTTAAGGCAAGATTTGTTATAAGGGAAGATGTTCAAAAAGAGGGAATTGATTTCACTGAAACATTTTCACCTGTCGTTAAGATGACTATTGTGAGATGTCTTATGGCTATTGTAATTATAAGGGGATGGGATCTATTTCAATTGGATGTTAATAATGCTTTTTTACATGGTGATTTACAGGGGAAAGTTTACATAAAAATTCCAGCAGGAATGTCTAGTCCTAGTCCTAAACATGTTTGCAGGTTAAAGAAATCACTTTATGGGTTGAAGCAAGCATCCCTATAATGGTATGCACGGCTGACCGCAGCCCTTAACTTCAAAGGATACTCTCATTCTCTTAATGATTATTCATTGTTCTTCAAAAGGACAGAACATGAAATTTCTATTCTTGCTGTCTATGTTGGCGATATTTTGTTAAAAAGAGATGATCCTATTGAATTGTTCAATCTTAAGTTTTTTCTTGATTCTGAATTCAAGATTAAGGATCTTGGACATACACATTTTTTTCTTGACATGAAAATTATAGAGAAAAATAAGGACTAATAATCAGTCAGAGGAAATTTACCTTAGAACTTCTTTATAAGTTTAGAGTAATTGATTTGAAGCCGGTGTTTTCACCTCTCGATCCAACATGTAAACTTCAAACAGATTCTGGCCAGTCATTTTCAAATCTAACTCTCTACCGTTGTCTTCTCGGCAAGCTAAATTTTTTAACACACACTCGACCAGATTTATCTTTTTCTGTTCAGCGATTAAGCCAGTACATGCAGTGCCCAAGGCAATCTCATTTTGATGTCGCAATTCATTGTCTTCGATATTTGCTTTCAGATCTAGGACTTGGCTTGTTCTTGAATTCAGATCCTTCAATCGATTTGCTTGCTTTCTCCGACTCCGACTGGGGATCTTGTCCGGATTCTCGGCGATCTATCAGCGGGTATTACATCAGTCTTGGTGGATCACCGATTTCTTGGAAATCCAAAAAACAACCTTTGGTGTCTCTTtcttccacagaagcggaataTCGATCAATGCGTTGAGTCGTAGCTGAAGTCACCTGGCTTGTTCGTCTTTTGGAGGATCTCGATGATGTTCCTTCTCTTCCAATCACAGTCCATTTCGATAGCCAGGCGGCGATCCATATCGCCAAAAATCCGGTATTCCACGAACGCACGAAACACGTGGAATTAGATTGTCATTTCGTGAGACAATAATTCCTTGCCAGACTCATTTCCTTATCTTTTGTgccttccacttctgaaatcgCTGATGTCTTTACAAAGGCACTGCCTGGGCCTCTTCATCGTACCACGATTCACAAGTTAGGAGTGGTTTCTCacccctccaacttgaggggggtgTTGAGATTAGGAACCCTAATATGAGAGCAAACAAGTTGATACTCACAAACACTGATGAAAAAGAAGTATCAGATAATATGCAGAAGTCAAATACTTGTACAAATGAGAACAAGTCTCAATTAGGTCACAAAGTCGGGTCAAGATCACATGCCCAAAATGAATATGCTATAGTGGCCCAATGTTTATGTGAGAAGGAGCCCAAGTCACATCTTTTAGTCCAGTTCGCTTTGCTTGACATTGTGGATACAACTGGAAACAATCCACATTTTCCAAAATATTCCAATCTACCCGTtaaataattttgtatatattttatctgTACATAGTACAAATAAATTAGTAGTAAGCCCATAAAACTTAGACATGTGAAGAGACACATAGCtatgtttttattttcttattaagataatatttatatataacaCAACACTGTACAAAGATGAACAATCAATGAAAAAGGAAATCTTTTCTCCTAAAATCTAACATGCCCCGgtaaaaatcaatttttttttaaatcaaagtTTATTTTAGTTTACTCCTGTCCGAAGAAACAATATGTAGTGGTACTATGAGTCCGTAGAGATTTTGTCAACTAACTGAGATATTTTGATAGTCCTCAAATTATCCAcaaattttcccaaaatttttTTAAATTCATGTCTATGAAAATCGATCCCTATGATCAAAGTTATATACTCTATATAGGGCTTATTCACACAAGTAATAAAAAATATACGAAAGCTTAAGAATATTATTTTCGAGCACTAGAAAGAAACCCATTCTTAAGGTTAACTATTATGTGTAATATATAAGATTGATATCTTAACCAAGATTTACAAATGTTTAACTTTATTGGATCATCTTCCAGTGCAAAAAGCTAACATATGTGAAACTACAGGTTCTCTATAGTTGCAAGAATTTTAGAAATATACATATATTGACAAATTAATAACTTGACTTTAAGTGAAATTCAAGTCAAATCATGGTATGAATTTATTCATAAATCTAATAGATAATTTCAAGAATGGTCAATAATTATATATTGGTACACCTATTAACTATGAAGGGAATATTACAAAAAATCTAATAGATAATTCACATCTCTACAAACAATAAACTATTGACCAAATTTTGATTTATGAATTTTTTTCAAATGTAGGGAATAACATTATTAACAATACAAAGAGCCATAACAACTTACCTAATCCTGGTAATTTATTCTCATCCGTCTTAAACAAAAATCTTTCTTCTCAATTTATTTATCTATATATACCTCTCAATATTTTATCCTCCAAACCACATTGCTTCTCAATCCATATTCTTGATTTTCTCTTCAAATATCTCTATTTTCTATCTTGAAATGGCTTCTTTAGCCGAAAACAATTGTCGTGCTATAATTCAGTACGTGCCACCAGTCAATGGCATCACTCAAATAGTGGTATGTTACCTTCTAACTAAAATTAGTGTCATAAGTCaaatgtttttgatttttttgttcgGATAATAGAGAAGTTCTCATATAAAACACACAAGGGTTATCTTGAttgatttttaaagaaaatttaaaTAAGTCAAAATTTTAAAGAACTgataaaaaagaaaatcattttccgccttcatttattttctaatattttataattttgtgtGCATTATTTACAGTCTCTACAAAACCAACAAACCGCAGAATTGATGATAGTAGCACCCACTCCAATATCAACTCATCAAGCGGGGACAACAGTAAGATTCCTAAAACTTTGTTCCATTCGTTTTCCTCTTTTTTGGTTTCTTAATTTCCTTTTGTTATCCTTAATTTGCATTTGTTTTCTGCTATAGTTAtgctttgattttttatttttaacaatAGTCCTTGGGCATTTCTCTACACTTGTGGCATTTGAATGTGGTTCTTTTAGTCGCGTCCCATTTAGTTGTCACATAACcaaaaatagttagttaaaatacTTAtcattttagaaaataaaaaacgAATTGATTTTTTCCATCTTTACGTTGTGAAAAAGAGATTAACATAGTGAAAACAAGAACAGTAACAAATTGacatcaaataataaataagaacaatTTAGTCAGATTATCCTTTTTAATTAATGTTTTCTTCATATACGTGCACAAGACAAACATGACAAATAAAAGAAGTAGAAATTAATTTAAACACAAACATTATTGTTTTAGGTTTTTGGAAAAGATCTATTAAAATTTCCTCGATATCATATGGGGAAGTCGACTAAAatgtttgttttttttcctttgtaaAATGATGTTTTCTTATGTCGAAAAGAAGTCGGAAAATCATGTTATATCAGATCTAAAAAGTCATTATTGTTAATTTCTATTTTGACTAAAAAGAATGATACATGTAGATTATTGTAATTAGGACTGGGATTCTTCTTCTTGTAGGTGGTTTTGTTGAGGGTGGTCAAAATAGTAATTATAGCAGTTGACTAGATTTTTAACGAAAAAGAAAGGTTGACTAGATATGTATCGTGGAATATTAATTTCAATATCAATGCATAATTACAAAAATCTAATAGATAATCTAATAAACTAAATTAATATATAATGTTATTTATAAATTTGCCATGCTTCTCAGAAAAGTTATATTTGGACTCATTCTTGTATTTTCGATATGTTTTCACATAGATAGAGAGCcaactttattttttttgtatatttggacatttagCGAAAGTTTTTCAAAgactttttgtttttgtttttgaaatataAACTCTATGGAGATTAAACGTTGTAGATATGAATAAAAATATGACTGagctttatttaaaaaaaatcgtATATACATGGTTCTTTTCTATGAATTATATAATAATGATTGATAATCATTATTTTGTGCGGATTATAGAAAATACTTCTCATATATAACATGATTCTGAAAATTGCATGAACAAAACAATCATCGAGTATAAGAAAAAAATACCttgtctcttttttttcttaaaaaaaaaattgtttgttaATTCTTTTATGGATTCGGAGAAAAGAAAGAGTTGCATAGGATAAGAACTGAATATTGGCACTTGAGATAGCAAATTCTACCATCATCTTACCATTCGATTCTCTTTGTTGGTCTATTAAGCAAAAATAATACTCCTCTCCCCATTTTTAAGTGGCCCTATATTTTTATTCATTGTTTCCCAAACGAACaacatatttttctttattgaaaaataatttaaccgtaaacttcttattttatatattttttattcgtTTATCCTCGCAAAACTATAAAACTTTGCAGATTGATCAACCAATGATATTGGTACCAAAACAACTTGCTGGGAGGAAGAGAAGGCTAGTTACTGGCCGAATCATAGGCTATACTCCTGCTAGCTTCATCATTGTACCTTGTAAAGGTGAACCTAACCATTACACCATTAAACTAAATAAGGTTAGTACATTTAGTTATTAAGATTATTTTTCTGTAATAATGTAAGATTTTCTCAAACATATTATAATTATGAGACAATaattttcattaatattttgttatGGATTCAAATAATAGAAAGGAGAAGAACCAAGTGGTGATCCCTATGGACTGAATCACAAATACTATGATTTGCTGCATGGATGGCAAGCTGAAACGAGAATACGTCGAAATGGAAAAGTTGAAGCGGTAAATAATTCATATTTTTCATGTTCCAAACTCGTATGAAATGAAGTTGCAACTATTTCATCTGTCCTCGGGGTATACGCAGGATTTTTGATAAGCAgggtcaaaatttaaaaaaatgaatgaatgaatgaatcACTATAATGAAAAATGATGTCATTTTTTATattaatacccaattttttcattttgtatactatctatatatacatatttaataaaaattctgatGAAGCGATGTCACGTGACACCGCCTGCCGCAAGGTGTATTCGTTCGTTGTGTCCCCTAATTGATGtgaaactttttcctttagtaaaACATCATCACACAAATTGGACAGAGGGAGTAGTAAACTCGGCTTCTCTAGAGTTCTATAATCtaccattttcttttaatttgttaaaTTATCAAGCTAGTTCTTGATCCTAAATAAAGACCATCAAATCTCTAACCAAATGATAAATCAAGAAAATGGAAGTTTAAAAATCAAGAAGAAGCTTATGAGTCCAGGGGCATATGCACCTTATACCATGCGATGTCACGGAACACCCCTTGGTCGAAATTTTTCACTagatatttaaaagaaaaatgaaaatattggggATACGTATAGAAAATGATACCGCTTCTCGTTATAGTGATTTATTCATTTGcctatttttttaaattgtggCACTGCTTATGTAAAATACTGCGTACGTCACTGCTTATGACTCTACTTTGTAATATAATGTATTACAGTTAGTATATATATAACCTTAAGAAAAACTTCTTGTATTGCAGTTTTACTTCCATGAGGCCAAACGTAGCGAGTGTCGATCTACTGGGGATGCAAGAAGACACGTATTCAAAGGTTTCGAGAAACTGAAAATAGAAGTTGATCAAGAAACCAATGCAGTAACAGAGACTTTTGTAAGTTGTTAGATTAAATACATAAATTGTTTGgacaaattatattattaatcTTACAATATTATCCTTATTAAATTTAAGGTTGGTGTTCGAGTAAAACGCTCAACGAAAAATGGCAAGAGCAAGGTTGAAAAGTTTCTCGCTGATGCATGGAACAACCTAATGAACAGGGATAACAAACAGAAAGACGAGGTGAGTTTATGATAAGCTATTTGATTAAAGGAGTTATacaaaacaaattagaaaaaatgacactttatagccgctctcaaaataatatatatatgttatatacaaaacttatacaaattatatatattttttcggctatcgaatgtaaatagtttctggcgcgtGCTAAAAGTAAAAAAGGCCCAAAAATTATAAGCAGAATCAGGGCCGGCTCTAACTTTATCACAAGTAAGGCTTGTGCCTCATGCTCCCAAATACGGGGCCCCCATTTTTTAGAAATACTAGGTATATaggtatttaagaaaataatatttagtacttCATTTTCGTACAATAGTAGAGTTTTCCTATAACAGTTACCTCAAAGAAAAGAAGTTTTTTAAGATTATAATTTGATAAAATCTTATATAAGATCAACAATGTTTCGAGAAAAATTAAATGACCTGGCTATATTATCAATAGAAAAGGAATTATTAGACGAAATCGAATATAAAAAAgttattaataactttgtatctcaaaaagctagaaaaatatacttcaaataaaaatatatatcataattttcttttataaatttaGATTTCACATCAAACTATGACTTTAGGTCAAACAAGTAAACATGTGTGGACAGAATACATCACTACCTTGAACTCGACACTGTTTTTCCAGTGCCAACCCTCAACTATGCCTAGTCCTAATTACCGCTATGAACTTGACACGTTTTCTTTAGTActaacttattttatttttacaatattattattattaaat
Proteins encoded in this window:
- the LOC142166269 gene encoding uncharacterized protein LOC142166269, yielding MAPSSSSEQVNVGLESATTIINNASNVITDASHPFYIHTSDSPGMRRAIVITLSAKNKLGFIDGSHPEPDMNSKHLKAWNRCNDMVIFWLLNSLSKEITESVIYSKSARDIWNELEDRFGQCNGAQLYQLQKELSDLVQGNSDIVGYYTKVKKIWDELDTLNTCVNCSCKCSCGGKENIVKFLQDGRLIQFLMGLNDAYAPSQK